The region tgttgttctagctgtatcatgttcatgttgatgccatgttgctatgatgatatcatgttaatttctgcttaacctgtaattgccatgctgttgtttgtcttgaatgcttctggttattgtgagcttgtaagtacattcaatgtactgacctggcgtgtcatgccagtttgcaggtcattctGGATTTGGTTGCTTGTTTGTCATGgagtccttgtttgcgagctaggataagcgttccagccagagtccctgtggagtggagttcaccaccgtcgttgttgttccgctgctagagttctttcgctgcatcgtgttgttctgctgcttgcatagagcaacagtggcaggcgtagtgtcgccatgccgatgtacccttgtacccaaatagattgtagtaaagagctggtttgttctatgctaagtagtgttgtattccagaagacttcatcttgatctctgggctggaatacggggcgttccggttttctctgagccggggtgccacaccgttgtggtgtgaattttgcatggcctgttgagccatccctccaatacggttccacgccatgtagtgggctttgatttctttgtgattggatcgggtgacctgcgagagtgcacccttttggttcggacgagggatttagtgagagccggaggatcccagaattttgcctgtgttttccaggcgctttccatcgcacagtacttctgtactatggccgccaagtcagcgaagtgtgatatgtcatggtgacttatggcgttaaggattcccttgtccgtgcaatctttgcaaaagaatgagattgcgtcttcctcgcgacaatcaTTAACCTTGCTCATTGCAAGGAGAAATCtgtcccaaaagtgatgtactgtctcttgggattgttttctaatgtgggaaagatcgcttgtatctgggtgggtgggtggatttaagtccgaaccctgacccgatccgAGACCCAGAGGCTGAGGAGCTTCTGAACTTGgtagttcgggttccgggatgttgcccaatttttctggcccgctgtccgattctaagttcaaagtttgggtcatgtcctcccgcgtacgggtatccggctcggagagctcgggaatccggacatagttcatcctcaaaatagaggaagaatcgctgcattgctcctccaccaccactatttgatgggtgaccggcggagagttaatctctctttgatcgggtttaagaccaatccgatcatagtctgtagcgactcccaaggcggcgatgcgatccaagagctcgttcaaggacgaaagttccattggatccatccgctcggcgtattccgagctgacgtggaggcttttttcggtgacccgagaagtcatcgtcggcgcagcggccaaacgggcggtcatgacgaagccgcctagtcggagggtttggcctaaagccagggctccccgaagatgatgttgtccttgataacaaggcgagctgtCAAACCTTttttcgacgtcacagtggaactcttaatgaaagcatcaatgtcagtgtcaaaaccggcggatctcgggtagggggtcccgaactgtgcgtctaaggctaatggtaatagggggtcggggacactatgtttacccaggttcgggccctctctatggaggtaataccctacttcctgcttgattgatcttgatgatatgagtattacaagagttgatctaccacgagaacataatggctaaaccctccagtttatatagacaccggagggggccagggttacacagagtcggttacatagaagggaatctacatatctgaattgccaagtttgccttccacgcaaaggagaatcccacccggacacgggacgaagttttcaatcttgtatcttcatagtccaacagtccggctgtccgaggaccccctaatccaggactccatcactctctctctcttgtagATGCTTCCCTTCGCCTCCCCATCGGCCCATCCTCTGCTTGTCTCTGTTGCGCACGGCGATCAGACGGGCAGACAGGCGGGAGCACCTACTTGACACATTACCCGTCAAATAGAGGTGCTGCCGCAGGGGGGGTCcctgaatgggccggcccagtacaACGGCGTCAAAACTGTTcttgttttcttcctttttcctttttatgtttctttttgttctttctttatTTCGTTTtatgtttctttcttcttctttttttccttttcctattTCAAGGTTATTTTACCTTTTTTAAACTAAGTTCATGTTTGAAAATTGTTCTTGCTTTATAAAAACTAGTCGACAAGCCGCATCCAGACGAGCTAGTGATTTACATAAATAGGGAAAAGTTGAATAACTTTTGACTTGGGAAATCTATGAGAACTTGGAAAGCATATTTAACTTTTCCCAACTAATCACTATATATTACGAATAACAGGGCTGTACGAGTAACAACATACAGTTTGGGTGGTAACATACATAACATAAAGCCACATATTTCTGCTGGACACTCCATCTCACATGGTACATATTCAGTTATTACAAGAACTCAACTAGAAGAACTGTCCCAATGCGACATAAGAAGAAGAGGTGCAAATTACACACTAGAAATATTAAAATGAAGCCTAAAGGTACAAGTTCAATTAGAAACATCAAGTCTGGCCTTACACAGGATAGTTGCGCTAAAACAAATCTAGGATACAACCAACAAAGACATAATCACCAGCCTAGGTATGAAACCCCTGCACCAACTCGGATCAAGCTGTCGTCCCCATTTCCTCTGCAAGCATGTCCTTGAGGAATTCTAACCTTTCATCAAAGTCCTGCTTGACGTTAACAAAGATAAACAGATATTCTTCATTGCTCAGTAACTTTGGATATTCCGCTAACATATTGTTCTTGACTCCATGTTTACTCAAATACTTCAGTGAAGTAGCCTTGTCATCAATGGGTTCTCTAGATGCCCTCTTCGCACTCTTCCTTGACACACTTTTACAACGTAAACATGTGGAATCAGCAGAGAAGAATGCCCTTAATTGTGCCTTACTGATAACGGCTTCAGCGTGGAATCCAAAGTTTCATCAAGTTAACAAACAAAACAAAAAGAGCAGGAGTGGGGCAGATACCGTTTGTTCAGCTCGAGAGTAGTGTATTGCACAGTTTTTAAGAAGTCTTTGAAATTTTCGATATGAACAGTTTTTGATATGTTATTTTTCaatacatgaatattttttgaattggcGAAATTTTGTGGAATTCCTAAATACACgacgttttttttagaaaaactaaTGAACGTATTTTTATTTTCTGAATATTTGTTATAAAACTcgaaaatatttttttaaaatcaCAAACATTTTCTGAAGCCACGGCATCACGTCCAatctagacaagatctattcatgtaggaacgttcctttttactccgcatataagatttgtgcctagtcaaactttacaaactttgaccaaatttgCATAAAAATATATCAGCATCTACAGCATCAAATATACATAGTATGGAAAtatatttcataatgaatctaaagATATTTCTTTGGCACTGTGAGTGTTGATACTTTTCTTTCTGTAAGCTTGGCCAAACTAGAGATATTTTGATTTCAGACAAAAGTTATGTGCAGACTaaaaaaaaacggagggagtatataaatttAAAAAAGGAGACACCACTGAGGGCACGCCGCAAGGGGCTttccctcctcgtcgccgtcgtctcGTTTTGTATATACAAAAAGGCAGAGGCGgggcgcctccacctccacctccatccCCTCGAGACCTCACCAGTCGGTATAGAGTATACTACACACGAATCACCGGCCATGGACGCCAACTGGGCCGTGGGCGTTGGCGTTGACCTGAACGCCCCGCCGCCCACCGGAGACGACGACTGGCGCGCCCAGTTCCAGCCCGAGGCGCGCAGCAGGGTCGTCAACAAGATGTATGTATGGACTCTGCTCGATCTGCTTTCCCCTCCCTCTAAAGTTCTAACCCTCATTCGGTCCTTCCTTCCTCCGCGTTTGCTTTCGTTTTCCCAAGGGATTTCCCGCGTGTTTTCGGGTCGATCCATCAGATAGAGCTTCGATCTAGCCATGTCCTTAGCGGCGGCAACAGATTCTTCGTCGTCGATCTACACGCAAGCTCCCAGTTTCTTGCCCTCTACACTCGGGTCAAAATTTAACTAGCATTGAGTCCAGCCTAATTACTTCATTTAACTTAACTAGGATTAAATTATGTCGGAGCAGTTCAACATACAGATGTCACAACAACGTTTGATCTCCTAGGGGAAACCCCCCATGCTATTAATTAGTACTGTGCCGGGATGCAGTTTTGTTCTGAACGACTGAAACTAGACTTCTTCCTATGCAGTATGCTTCCCCAAGTGGACATGTATTCCTCCAATGTTCAGAATTACGCCTTGGTCTTAGCAAAGTTGAAAATTACGCCTTGCTTATAGGAATTCAGAATTGGGGATCTGCCTCAGTTGGCTGCTCTGCCTACCCGTTCCACCATACATCTCAGATGCCACATATTTTATCCACATTTTGCATTTACACGTGTAGAATGGAATGTCTGAAGAAGCATCTGCCGGTATCAGTGCCAGAGGGACTGAACGAACTTCAAATCATCGCTGTGCGCTTCGAAGACAAGATTTATACTGCAGCGACCAGTCAGGTAATTTAATCGGTCTTGGCGGCTACTCGAAGCAGAGCacagtttattttatttttagctATGGGGGTCAAACAAGGTTTATGGGCTAATAATAGAGCAGAACTGTCTCCAAATGTTGTAGAGGATACTTTTTAAGTCATGTTAAGTACCATGTATAACTATGGTTGAAATGTTAAAAGCTGAACCACCTTCTCGAGCATGCTAAACAGCTAATCAACCAGAAATGTTGGTTGCAAGCCACTATTAGTAATTTGGTATAAAACTTTACATCGTTTTCCTTTGTATTACCCAGTCTGATTATTTGCGGAAGATCTCTCTGAAAATGCTATCTATGGAGACGAAGGCACAACAGGCTCCTGGAAATGCTCAAGTGATTCCAAATCAAATGAACCTCGGTCAAGGTATCATATACAGTAAACTGAGTGTTGGACATTTTATCGTTTTCGCTTGGATATCGTTTTTGTTGCATCAAACGCTGAGATTGTGTGCTTTAATGCATTAAATCAACCTCCACCCTCTCCAGCATCATGTTTAAGAATGCCCGACGGAACCCCCTGGCGGCCCACCCAGGGGCCAGACCCCGCTGCAGTCGCTGCTGCCGACGCCGCTGTCACTGCTGCCGCCGGCGTTGACCCGAACGCCCCGGCCCCCACCGGAGGCGATTGGCGCCCCCAACTTCAGCCTGAGGCGCGCAGCAGGATCGTCAATAAGATGTAGGGATTGTAATTCGATCCTTCTCCACTTTTTCGATTTCTCACGTACAAAAAAGAGAAATTTCCCGCGTGTTTCCGGGCCAATGTTGTCATCGATCCATCTGATATAGCTTTGATTCAGCCATATTCATAGTGGCAGCAACAGATTCGTCATCAATCTACACACAAGCTCCCAGTTTCTGTGCCTCTACTCTTAGGTCAATAATAATTCCTGCTGGGGGATTGACTAATGAACTCCGTATTGCACCTGCTTTTAATCCAACCTAATTACTTCATTTAACTATAATTAAATTCTATCTAAACAGTTTAATAGTACAAGTTTATTGACAAAGAGGTGCAAATTTGTCATGGCATACACCAATACAGTATAGCACAGATATCACAACGTTTGTCTCCTAGGGGAAACCATGCTATTAATTAGTACTGTGCCGGGACGCAATTTTGTTCTGAAACTAGAGTTTCTCGAATGCTTCCCCAAGTGATATTCCTCACATGATCACAAGTCATGACTAAATCAACCCGCGCAGCACCTCCTTGGTCTTATCAAAGCGAAAATTATGCCTTGCCTATAGGAATGGAGGGTGTATATGGTTGAGAATTGGCTGCTCTGCCTACTCGTCCCACCTTACATCTCAGATGCCAGATATTCCATTGCACACTGCATCTTCCAGTTTATTCACATTTTGCATTATACGTGTAGAGTGGAATGCCTGAAGAAGCATCTGCCAGTATCAGTGCCAGAGGGACTGAATGAACTTCAAAAAATCGCTGTGCGAAGCGAAGAGAAGATCTATACTGCAGCGACCAGCCAGGTAATTTAACCTATCTTGGTGGCTACTCGGAGAAGAACTGTCTCCAAATGTTGTAGAAGATTTTTTACATCATGTTTAAGTACATTTAGCAGTTTACCTTTTCTGGGATACCTTGGGTGACTTTTTTTTGCTCTCTAGCTGCCAATGTTTTCTTTACCTGCTCTTGGGAACATATCCTGATTTTTCTCATGCTTGGAAACACACACAAATTTTCCTGCGGTTGCCGGGACTTGAACTGGGCCATGGGTCTGTCAACGCCCACACTCATCCATTTGGAGCACatcttttttttttagaaaaggaggacgacccccagcctctgcatctgaacgatgcatacggccactttattaattattgacacaagaccgtacagagtcatacaacaataagtctaaagccaccaaactaagcaacaactgtcgctatccCTATCCAGTTGATGTAGAGGCGCTGAAAGTCTGGGCCTCATACCAAACAGACCACGCAGCCAAACCTAACCATCTAAAGACTTGAGGTCCCACCCAGGACTcctgccgggtatgggcatccaccagtccggcgtgcttctCAATCAGGACCCCTGCCGGGTACGAGGccaccgcagccacctgccacgaacccatcttcagagctgtactgctgcatcaaccttggccggtccaactgccgccgacgccaccatgacgccaggcagcgtcaccctcctgcgcgagtccatctccgctcaTCAGGCGCCGAGTgtccactgcgccacgccgccgagatctgCCGTCATCAATGGAGCAGATgaaacaccgctcctcctcttgtcccctccaaccagcactcgctccaaaacgatgcccccaggagggagaaCGGTACCGATAGCaccgtcatcgtccgatccggtagacccagatctagggtttcccccggaacttCCCGATCAGGTTGATGAgacctgcaacgacgatgcctccaGAAGGAAACGACGTCTGAgatgccgccatcgtccgccaagacCGCAGTCTGGCGCGATTTTCACCGGAAGCCACGTCTTCCCGATCTCGTGGCTGGCTGGAACCGAGCGGAACCTCGCCACGAAGACGTATGTTGCCGTCGGTACTCCGGCGGAGATCCGGCATCTCCTCACCGGTCCCTCCACGCGCCGCCAGTCGGCGAAAGGCCTCCCCGCGACGGATCCAAACGGGGCGTTGGATCCACAGTAGCCGTCGTCACCATCACGAGCAGGACAGCCCATCTCGCCGAATGgggcgctgccaccgccgccgtccatgcatggccgccgctccgccgtgaCCCCGGCGATGGTGCTCCGGCCCCCGCCGCTCAGCCCGGATTCTCCGTCCAGGCCGCCGCCGTTGGATCTCATGAGAAGGGCCGCCCCCGCCGCCTCAGATGCGATCCGTCGCAACCACCCGCCCAGGAGCTTTGTCACCgggcccgccgccaccgcggcccatgccggcggcagcggcggcaggagGGGGTGGGAGGGAGGggctggcggcgctagggttggggCCCCTGGCGCCGCCTGGGGGGAGGCGACGCGAGGGGTTACGACGCGAGGCGGACGGATCTTGGTTATCTTGGAGCACATCTGAGTTATTTTAGCATTTTCACACTCAGTACACATACAAATAGTAAATTAATAAGCTACTATATTTTAAAGCTTTTTAATCATGTTACATAAATGATAGACTGAAACGATGATCATGGTTTTGGTTATTATCGATCACATGTTGAATCTTGTAGTGAACTATCTCCTGATGGGCGGAAGATGATCATGGTTTTGGTTATTATTTATCACATGTTGAATCTTGTAGTGAACTATCTCCTGATGGGCGGAACTGTTGGTTGCAAGCCATTATTAGTAATTTGGTATAAAGCTTCACATTGTTTTCTTTTGTATTACCCAGTCTGATTATTTGCGGAAGATTTCTCTGAAAATACTATCTATGGAGAAGAACACGTAACAGGCTCCAGAAAATGCTCAACAAATCAAAACAACCCCGGTCAAGGTATCCTGTACAGTAAACTGAGTACTGCACATTTTATCATCTTCGCTTGGATGTTAATTTTTTTATTGCATCATGTGCTGAGATTATGTGCTTTGCTGCATTGAATCAACATCCACCCTCTCCAGCATCATGTATAAGAATTTTGCATCTAACTTGTGTGTCATGTGTCCGTAGTTATTGAACCCGGAGCGTTGATCGACACGGTAAGGGCCTCACTTCAGTGTTCAGACCGCCAGTTTAGCGGTCCAACCTGTTGGCTAAATAAGATATTATGTACGTTTTTTGTCTGTTAGTATGGTCGAAACAATGTTAAGTACAAAGATAACAAATGAGCACAGCCTAGTTAGTTATGGTCCAAACAATGTTAAAGATGGTCCGATTGCTTCCACCTACAAAATATTTTACTGACCCCTGGTTTATGCCGGTTCACAAAAGGTTGATTGGATGAACCTTCACTGTGAACCAGATTGGAACAGGGCTTGGTTCCGGTTTGTTCTGGTCGGTTTTAATAACTATGCATGTGTCAGCAGCAGTATTGTGAAAAGGTCCATTTTTTAGGTTGAACTATTGCAAAAGTTCACTTTTCAACTTTGAACTTGTAATCTGGTTGTTTTTAACCTTGAATTACTAAATCGGTTTACTTTAGTCCCTGGGCCCTATCCAAAGTGGTTTCTTGGTGATATGGCGTCAGCTTATACAAGTCGACAGGAATTTATGtccttttccctcaaaaaaaaaagacagGAATTTATGTAACAAAAAAAAGTCATAATCATAATGTTTTTAAGGAAAATTATCTTTTTAAAGGAAATTTATCATGCTACACTTTATATCATTCATCAACTAATATTTACTTGCTTGTTCTTGCATGTTACTTGTACTCCCATTCACTGTAAGTGCGATGCCTATGTCATTTTTTTTTTTGAATACGCATGAGTCTGCGTATCATATATTgatagaaggaaagggggaagaaacCCCGTCCACAATATTTACATGGCGCCTACACAACTCCATCCACCGTGTCAGCTATAGGTGGATTACTCCCCGTACTCCCACCCATCTGCCTCTACATCTACCGAGAGAATAGTAAAATCCGCATGGAGGATGCCTGCCTGCTTCCATATTGCACCCTCAAATTGTATTCTTCGTAGCACATGCCGCACATCCGGGCTCTTACCATCAAACACAATTGAGTTCCGATGCTTCCATATCTCCCAGAGGACCAGTACCTGAATGGGGCGATGCCTATGTCATGtcgatgctgaaatttattgttgaGCAGATTGTATGTCATAAGCATCTAGATCAGCATGCATTCATTTTATCCTATGCTCTTGAATGTCCTGCGATCATTCAACGTGCTCACTTGACTTGTTCATTTGGCCAGATGCATAAGCTGACGATTATCGTGATACGGAGTTCTCTAGCGGGTATAATGACTAGGTGTATTCTCAATTGGCTGTTCGTGTGGGGATGGCGTCTCCCCATGTTCGAGTGTGATGTATGTTTTCGCTGCCAAATGAGGAAGTTGTGCTTGTGCCCTTAGCGCCATCGAGGTGCCATGTA is a window of Triticum dicoccoides isolate Atlit2015 ecotype Zavitan chromosome 2B, WEW_v2.0, whole genome shotgun sequence DNA encoding:
- the LOC119366452 gene encoding uncharacterized protein LOC119366452; this translates as MDANWAVGVGVDLNAPPPTGDDDWRAQFQPEARSRVVNKIMECLKKHLPVSVPEGLNELQIIAVRFEDKIYTAATSQSDYLRKISLKMLSMETKAQQAPGNAQVIPNQMNLGQASCLRMPDGTPWRPTQGPDPAAVAAADAAVTAAAGVDPNAPAPTGGDWRPQLQPEARSRIVNKIVECLKKHLPVSVPEGLNELQKIAVRSEEKIYTAATSQSDYLRKISLKILSMEKNT